The Gossypium hirsutum isolate 1008001.06 chromosome A13, Gossypium_hirsutum_v2.1, whole genome shotgun sequence nucleotide sequence TACTCGGTTTTTCAGGTTAAACATTAAGCAACACAGTAGTCAATATTACAaactcaaacaataaaaatcattGAGATTGTTGATTACATAGTAAACAAGATACAACCAATACGAATATACTAACCTATCAAAATTTATGTAGTACAAGCTATtaacaaatcaaaattcatacaaaaacaaaacatattaataacgACTATGACATTGCAAGATACACAAACATGGTATAAATACATTAAAGTATTATTACTACAGTAGTGAAAGTGTACATTATTCCTATATATGAAAAGTAATTGCCTCCAAAATTCAATTGCTGGAGAAAACTGGAAACCAGCATGATGAAGAAAATGAAAACTCTTACAGGTGTTTTCCGGCAAAACTCGAGCTTTCATGGCGGAGAAAATGATGGGAAAGAAGGGACAGATCTCAGAATCAACTTCCTACTACGCCATTTAGTGGATGAAGAAGTGGAATCATGATTTGGAGTTGAAAAAACTCCTTTACAGTTGGGAGATGTTGGATTTGAAACAAGTGTGAAGCATTTATGTTTGGGAATCTCAGGAGTTCCACTTTCTGGAATTCCATCAAGATTTGACTCCAACTTGGGCTTACATGACGAAGTATGTGATGAACCTTGTTCTTGAGTACCGCACAACTGAGGAGATGATTTAATGGAATGGGGAAAAAATGCTGCAAGCTTCCCACTGTATGCAAATGGCAGCCTGCAAAATGGAGGACTTAAGGAATCTTAGTACAAGGATATCCCCATTCCCCACGTTACTCAAAATCTATTATCTCCCTAAAATCTTTTAAagcttttttaaatatttagaagATACTACTAATACTCATATGTCTAAGTATTGATTCAATGTAGATATTTTCAATATTTCTTTTTACATAGAGAGTAGCCATATTTATACTAATATACGATGTGTCtgacaaatatttaaaattcaatctCAAATAACCTCCTTATACTTATGTctaaatcatattttaacatagcTTTTCAACATGTTTTTAAAACTTGTCCTATATTAGATAGTAGCCACGCCCTTGTTGATAACTGAGATTTCAGCTTTCTCCAAGGATTTTCCTAAACCCACAGCAACCAAATCCATCCATCCACTTAAGTTTAACAATTTAACAACCATCAATTTATTCAATCAagtgatttattttttatataagttaaaatatattataaatcttTGTACTTTTCAATTCAGGGATTCAAATAGCGGGCCGATATCAgaatagcggccgttatatagcggtagcggCACCGTCCGAAACCGCTTTTGCTGAAAATAGCGGTGTGAAGCGGAGTCACGCCAATAGCGGTGGGTCGCGGCCGCAACTTAACGGGTAACGGCCAATTGCGGCAATAACGGGCCGCTATTCCCGTTATTTTCCGTTacagtaaattttaaaaaaaaagtcatccCCTCAAACAAAAATCGACAGAAACAGTGAAAAACAAAAGGGAATATATTCCCCCACCTGCAAAGTGCAAAATCAGAgagttttcaataaaaaaaagtaaaaagaagtcaaagaaacaaaaaaagtaatcaaaactcaaaaccaatagaaaaagaaatatgaaattctGTTTCTTATATATGGGCAAACAACAAGCAGCAAATGAAAGCAAGGAGCCGAGCCAACTGCCGAGGACTTGAATCTGAAAAGCAAACCCATCTATTTCCTCTTCGAAGTACTTCTAGGTTTCTTCCAGTTCTTTCTCAACCCTTCTAAGTTCTAAGCCAGTATTTCTTTACTTGGTTTTTCACACTTTCAAGTTTCAACAGCAATAGAGATTCGGCCATTTTTGTTGATAGTCTGATGAGTTGGAGGCTTGGAGCCTTGGAGGCTACTGGTTAGGGTTAAGGAATAGAAAGAAtcgtttcattttcttttaatttttctgtttttgtttttgtttgtggCTTTATTGGCAATTGGCATTCTGctctgttttgtttcttctttgactcTTGTTTTACTCATTAATTAGAGGCAGCCACCGTCCATTTTAACCACTAGAAAATAGGCATGTAAATTGTACTTTTATCCACCTATCCATTGTTAAAATTTgtcttaaaataattatttgaaaatttctttattaaatttaaatatatatatataaatttctggACACAATTTTTAATATGACATGGACTTCATATATAAAGTTGTGTtctcatatcatattaataaagATTTATAAGTGCTAGAAAACATTctaaaatcattaaaagtgaatttttataattataattataattactatgTTTTACAATAAGTTGTGCGAATTTGAAAAAAATCACGATCGCGATACCCACAGTGACCGCAATAGCGTCCGTTATGTCCGCGACCGCGACAAACGCGAcgcgaccgaaaacgcgaccgcaaccgcaatttaaatccctgcttttcataaatttgagatttaattccTCTATTTTTAGCATTCAAAATTCAAGTATAATTATTAATACCAATAAAATTATTGtatgaattcaatttcattacaatatttttttaattatattactatcaaatgagtattttttttatttcaaaatgtcacaccaataaatttaacaaaatattaacaatattaacaattaaaccctgaattttaaaatccaaaagtagagaaactaaattttttaaaataaaaatatagtgactaaattccaaatttgtaCAGAGTACAAAAATCTATGACTTATttgtattataaataatatatctttaaaataagtatattaaattcaattattaaattcaattataaattttaataatcgaTAATCAACAAATTTATCCGATCAAAACTATAACccgctaaacctttaaaacaaacTTATCAATACCAACTTAACTGAACTTATCTTTAAAGGTGTACACAACTTTTCTGAAGAAGATAATATTAATActtatatttgaatatatttaaataCCAATATCCTATGTTAACAAAATAAATAGGCCTAACTAATATTAATATAAGAAAAAGTGAAATAGTACCTTGAAATATCAGGAGAAGGCACTGAAAGGTCTAGATGCTCTTGACCGTTACTGATTACAGTGTCGTGTGAGCTTTTCTCTGATGCATTTTTTTCGCACGCCTCTAAGTTGTCCCCATCAGATTCAGATTCACAACCTCCTATTCAAAATATATGTCatacacataaatattattttactttaattactCCTTTTTTTGAAATATCAATATTTGACATATGGTTATGAATATATAATCTTgtaaacacattaaaaaattgaacatatCTGTATTTACATTACCCATTTCCATAGTTGCACTCAAATCTAAGTAACACAACATagcaaaatctaaaaaataaaccCTATTAATGTGACAAAATATATAACGATGATAATACATAGAATATATAAACTCGTGATGCAGATACACAAATCATATGTTTgtatattagaaaaaaataaaataaagactcACCTTCTTTCCGACCAAAACTATTTTTACAACCTTCACATCTACAGCTGAGGGAGCATCCAACGCCAGCCTTCAATACACAAAAGAAAACAGCCATGTCAGATTGGTGAAGAAAACGTTTATGCAGAATGAGCTGAAGAGGCAAACCTGAAAACACTCGCAGTATTTCTTTAAGCAACTTGATCTTTTACAATTGCATCCTCTTTTATGCCTGGCTGAAGCCGGAGTTTTGTTAATTTCACCCTGCACCAGCAACACCATTTTTTTTATGTGATTAAGGTAGAATGGCCAAAAGAAGAGACCATTCATTTAAACTTGATAAAACCATCATCAAAATGTAGCAAAGCACCTGAAAATTATAAAGCCATGTCAGATGAAGTCATTCTAAGAACCCAAACTTGGCCAAGTGATTGTTAATTGAAGTAACTTGGATTTGGGCGCAAGTGTCAGATTTAGAGAGTTTTCCGAGAAACATATCCTCATACCTATGTCTGGATATACATTAGACACAGGTACTTGAAAAATAGAGTTGGAGCGACATAGTTGTTAACCATACAAAGGAGTGTCAACACCCAAGGTCTAACTCCCCTTTCTCAATGTGGATTCAAGAGAGTCTCAGATACAGGTATGCCTCAAACATTAGTACGTTAGTTTTTCCAAGATTTTCTTGTATTTGGAATTTTCTGAAGAACATATCCCCGTCCCCATATAAGGATTTACACCGGGCATgaataattttaagaaaaatagtaaagaagTTGGAGCAACATAGTTGTTTACCAACCTAAGGAGTGTCAATACTCAAGGTTCATCTCTCCTTCTCTCATGTGGCCTTAATCAATATTCCTAGAAAAAGGCCACACACCATAATAAGTGATGATAATGCACCTTGATTACTTTGATGTTACGCGAATCTATGTTAACTTTTTTTCCAAGCTTTCCTAATATTTGAAGGATCCTTGGAAAGTTATAACCATACTCTTGTCTAAAAATGTGTCGAATGAGTAttttaagaaaattgaaaagCCAAAACAACATAAACTTTAGTATGCAAAAGCTTAATCATAAAAATAGAATCTAACCATGGAGTCTGAAACACCATTTGTGGTTCTAATCACTTTGGGTGCAAATGCTAGTGGATTGCGAGATTCAATCTGCCTGCGAGTCTCTAAAACCACGTTTTCATGAATTGGCTTGTTGAAGCAATCTTGACATGAACAAGGCTCAATACAATACAGACCAGCAGCAAAGCAATCACAATAACTGCATCataaacaaaaatattcaaataaaaagatgaaaacaaGGCAAACATgatcatcaaatcacatttcattCTAATAGGCTACTGAAAATTGATCATTAAGTAATTGTAGGAATCAAAATCAATGCGGAACACTTCTACCATTCAACTCATCTGCAATAGAATGAAGTCCCCATTTACTAAGGTAGATAAAACAGATTCATTTAACCATGAACCCAGATGTTCTTTAAGTCCAATTATAGCCCTATTCCAAAAAACAATGAACCAAGTTTTATGGTTTTCATACTTGTATGTTTTGAGAATCTTCAATCTTTTTCTAGGTGTAAACAGACTTGGATGTGAGTGCTAGATAAGATTATGTCTCACTTGGGGATTGAATTTCTTCTAAGTTTTTCAATGTATTTGGAGAGTCCTAGGAGGATTATATTCCCATATCCATGTCCAAAAAGTGTCGTCAAGCACAGATGCTTCAAGAAAAATGTGTAACATTGGTTTAAACAACCATAGATCAATGTAGGAGCAGCAAAAGTTTGTGCTTCTAATCAGTGAGCCACATTTTTCTGGTTAAAGCACTATTTCCTAGCTTTTAAAACTTTCATTTCTGCAACTGAAACAGTTTAACGTGATATTACAAACTTAAACAAATACCTTAAAGGTAGAATTAACAACCCTTTAACATCAGCACAGCCTTGTATCATTGCATATAGAGATTTGTAAGAACCAAGCTTTACAAATCTTAGGACCATAACTGAAGTTACAAACTGTTGGTTGTTTCATTTGAGTTTTAATTCTCAGAATGGAGGAATTAACCCAAAAGAGAATTAGAGGAAgacttgaaaaagaaaatggacaAGCTGAccctaaatatatatttaaatatgtcAAACTTACAGCTTCAAGCATTTTGATCTCTTACAGTTACATCGCTTGCATGCCACACTCTCCTCGACAATTTCAAACTTTTGCCTGCACCAATATTAAACTCAAATTTGTATATCAAGGTATTTGAATGCAAATCTAAGAAAAGTAGTAATCTTATACATGCCTCTTCTTCTCAGGACTATTATGATCAGCCTCATTGCCACCAAAAGTAGCAGGCATCTCATAAGAATTTTCTGTAACCACACCTTTGTTGTCATCAGGAACCTCACCCCTGTTCGTAGAGCTTAGAGTTGATTTACTAAGAGGACTTTGACCTGCAGTGTGACAACTACAAAATATCAAGGACCTGAATGTGCATATCAATTACTTTTCAGAAGCTAGAGTCTCCCACTAAGGATATACCACCTTTTGGGATGTTTGGTAGAGAATTCAAGTGTAAACCAAAACCAGGTGACTTCTCAAATACCAAACAGCGCCGACGTATGCTGAACTGCTGATAGAATAACATGAAGTACAATTATAGAAAAGTGCCAATGCACTGAGGACAAATAGCATAAACATTTCAGAAGATGATCTCTCATAGAAAACATCCTCAATGAACATAAAACAGTAAGGTACTtccataaataaaaattatagttttCTTAGTTAACCTGATGGTTGGACTCGTTGCAGTTCCCCTCCTTGTCATCCTTTTTCAAACCTGAATCATTGACTACTAGTTCATCTGGTAGACAAGTAGACAGGATGCCGTGCATCCGATCCATCACTGGCTCTCCAGATTCACTTTGTTTGCAAGAACCACTAGGATCACCAAATTCCGCATTTTCTGAATTATTGGCTTTATCTAGTGGGAACTGCAGGATATTTGATATAAAAGAGGTTGTCCCAGAGTTTGTTGTTCTCCAGTCCCGCCCATCAGTATTTGCATGTATTATAGATGAATTCATTGTCAACATATCAGCAACATCAGAAAGAACTGCTACCCAGTCAGGCCCTGCTGATTCTTCACTCTGCTTAATTCCACATATTTTACGCAAATCTCTTTCATTTTGAAATGACTGCTGCCTCTCTTCCCATTTATCCCTATTGCATTGGAAAGGAGATCTTTCTTGTCCTGCCACTTCCACATTTGTTTTTTTCAATATCTCATTACAAGGCTCAAAGTCACCATCAGGACTCCGACAATCATATTTTAAAGTTCTTGGCAAGTCTGTTGCTAGATTTGGTTGCTTATCAAGTTGATCACTGCTAGTTTCTTTGGATGAACTATCATTATTGAGACATCCCAAATGTTCATCAACTTTTGAAGCTCCCTCACTAGTATTAGATTCATGACCACTCCGAGCGACTCTAGAGTTCAAAGGTTCCAAGAAATGATGCCTGAAACAAACCTCAATTAGGACACATGAAATCATGAACTAAACAGAGCAATGATTAGTTTTACCTTTTAACCGAAAACCTGGATTCCCTATGGCAAGTGATCTGTGGGGAAGGAAACAAAGATGAAGGGGACAAAAAAGCTAGTGAACTGAAACCATTATCTGTTTGCCTGGACTTGGCTAGCTCAATAGGTGAAAGGCTGTCAATGTACTTAAAGACAGGTGAATCCTGCAGAGTGAGAAATCAAAGTTTAGAACCTGGCACACAAGTCTTTAGTAACCTAAATAACAAATGTTCAAGTAGCAGTAGAAAGCCATGTTACTTGCACTTGAGTGTGAGTATCAAATAGGCATGTGTATATCATGTGCATGTTCAATTTTTTGAAGCTTTCTACATATTTGGAAGGTCTTTgtaaaatcatatcaaatattcGTGTCCTGATACACATGGCATATAATACTTCTAGAAAAATGAAAAGTCAAAACAACATGATACAAAACAAACAACAAAACCTGACTATTAAAATCATATCCTTTTCATATTATCCCATAAAACTAAATACCAACATTGCCAACATTTTTTAATTGCAAATCAACCGTAATTCTTTTGCATACGATAATTCCAAGAGTATAGGATTCCTATGACTCTGCATAACATCCATGTTGGCGCCAACACTATAAATGGTTGAGAACTTGAGATTAAATAATGGTCAATTTCTAttattagtccttatactatgcataaattgagaatttagtctttgtactctAACTTGGTTAATTTTAATACATgcttttcaatttttgaaatttcaatcctaACTTAAATGATACCAATTAAATTTGTTATGTCAATTTCTGTTATTAGTCCATATTATGCTTAATTTGCAGATTTAGTCCTTGTTCTTCAATTTAATCAGTTTTAATCCTAGACTttctaaaacttgaaatttaagtACAGACTCAAATGGtattcattaaatccattaaCTAAAATTCTGTGGGTTCTTTTACGAGTGTTATGTGAAAATAGCAAGCTGACATGTTattacacatgtgataatatattttttatataagctTTTGGAAATAGTAAAATTGATTTTAacgaatttaacaattattgttttgttaataccaaaatttaaaatttgaaaaagtagaaTATTAAAAATGACCATATTAGAATGCAAGGACTAGATCTACAAATTGTGCATAATACACGGACCAATAGCAAACTTATTCCTTAAATAATATTCCCAACAGGTAACAGCAAAAGTTTGGTCAAATTAATGGAAATCTCGACCTGCCCTTCCTGGATTTTGTTCTCTCCTTTTCAATTCGACAAGCTAAAGGCCAAAAGTGAAACAGTCATCTATCCTAAAACAGTTAAGGGCGATAACAAGATTGAAGGCAGAAACCCATCAAATTTCAAACTGAATATCCAAAATTTAACAGGAAAAAAACAAAGGGAAGAGGAAACAATTTTAACTtttcttatataaaaaaaagttcacATGAAACAATCCTACATAACATTTAAGTATTAAGACCCAAAAGGCCAACATCCTTTCACATAATATAATGGTTATTAACATAACTCTCTGAGTAAACAAACATGACCAAGAAAAACCCAATTTCATAATAAAAactgaaaaaaggaaaaataccTCAAATTTGGAAAGATTAGAAGTTGGAGTGATCTGGGTTTTATCTGGTGtatccattttttttcatcaaagCTTCCACATCTTCATCGCTCTTTGAAGGATGACAGGAAGCTGTAAGAGCTCACTGGCTCAGCGCTTGAAGAGAGTGAAAGACAGCCAAATAATCCCTTTCtttatttgtttgtattttgttGGAAACTAAAAATgcattttaaagaaataaacaaattttgaTTGAGGAAGCGGGAAGGCgggaaaaataaaagcaaatttaaaaaattgtaaaaacctAATCAATATTGGGGCGGGCCATCACATGTCTCCAGCCCAAAATGAAATGAAGAACGTTAACATTGAATCTGGGCTTTTTATTCATTTGTAGACAAATATTTATGATTTAAGGTTTTGCAacaactagaaataaatatttataaaaaatattaaaatttattaaattataaaatttataaccaTACTCGATAAGAAATAGGCGTCCAAATTACTGACGACCCTTATGTACTTCTTTCGACCAGTCAATGTGTGGGCCAGAATGGCATGAATATAGCGCAAAGCCAGAGGTAAGCATGTTGCCTTTGACTGACTTGAGTTATATTGCAACTCAATCTCGGCGATGTTGGACCAACAGAGTGGGGCCGATCGATGGATGTCCCTGGAAAGTATCGAGAACTCGGGGGTATCCATAAACTCCTTGGAATATAATTCTAAGGCAGCTCCGAAGTCTaagatgtgacagccctaatgtgaccctagtcggaaagtggtttcgggaccacaaaaccgagtcataaaaataattaaccatcatatttgatgcttattatatgtatatatgcatgtgtgaaaatttcatgtttgaattttgttaattgtaagtgaattttattaaataggacttgtgtgagaaaatttagaaatgtgctaggcaaaagttaaagtggcctattgatgcatgttagaaaatgcttgtccttgcatgtcaaattacccaaaactttaggtagtggccggccatgcaatgggttaaacatattataaacattttgtgttaatgtgttatgttaaaaataataaaataaaaggttggtaataaagtaatgaaaagggaggggtgatgaaaacaaagttgtttcatccatgctcctccattgccgtgaattgaaggaagaaagaaGAGGAGGTTCGGTCACTTAGAGCTTAAGGGAGGTTAGTCATTTGTGCTAGATTTTCTTTAAACtttaagcttgtttctagttaattagctagtttcttacataacccatgtcaaaattatgaaaatcttggtgatggtttgagcattcggttttagttattaaaggatgagattgggttatggtttctatgttttatgaagaattgttcaagagaagggttttagttagtcaaatgataaattctaatgttcatgagtacaatggccaaacatagatttgtctaatgaattgaacaaatgccgtgtgagtgattgaaatgaatgagttggaggttggatcatattaAGATTCGGCTTTGCACATAAATATCaagagtttgatatttttatgatttttggaaggtaaataaggttatgctCAAGTTAAATACAAGATTATGGCTGATTTGTGTTTAGTGAGTTTTGGCCGAGGACTTTATGTGCATTCGGTTCAAGTAGagtaaacgtgacgggtagaaaatggttgttaattgagatagtttaaggtattaataagtagtttgaataaatgaacaataataataataaatcatctagtgaattggtgtaattgccgaatttgaactagaaagttattgagtaatgtttgtatgttaagtgatagaatagagcgaatgcttggaatgtgatatgcaTGAATTATAGGTTGGATTAAAGactgttatattgccttatcattttcgggaatgtgctatgtcaaagaaatt carries:
- the LOC107893594 gene encoding protein tesmin/TSO1-like CXC 3 isoform X2, producing MDTPDKTQITPTSNLSKFEDSPVFKYIDSLSPIELAKSRQTDNGFSSLAFLSPSSLFPSPQITCHRESRFSVKRHHFLEPLNSRVARSGHESNTSEGASKVDEHLGCLNNDSSSKETSSDQLDKQPNLATDLPRTLKYDCRSPDGDFEPCNEILKKTNVEVAGQERSPFQCNRDKWEERQQSFQNERDLRKICGIKQSEESAGPDWVAVLSDVADMLTMNSSIIHANTDGRDWRTTNSGTTSFISNILQFPLDKANNSENAEFGDPSGSCKQSESGEPVMDRMHGILSTCLPDELVVNDSGLKKDDKEGNCNESNHQFSIRRRCLVFEKSPGFGLHLNSLPNIPKGQSPLSKSTLSSTNRGEVPDDNKGVVTENSYEMPATFGGNEADHNSPEKKRQKFEIVEESVACKRCNCKRSKCLKLYCDCFAAGLYCIEPCSCQDCFNKPIHENVVLETRRQIESRNPLAFAPKVIRTTNGVSDSMGEINKTPASARHKRGCNCKRSSCLKKYCECFQAGVGCSLSCRCEGCKNSFGRKEGGCESESDGDNLEACEKNASEKSSHDTVISNGQEHLDLSVPSPDISRLPFAYSGKLAAFFPHSIKSSPQLCGTQEQGSSHTSSCKPKLESNLDGIPESGTPEIPKHKCFTLVSNPTSPNCKGVFSTPNHDSTSSSTKWRSRKLILRSVPSFPSFSPP
- the LOC107893594 gene encoding protein tesmin/TSO1-like CXC 3 isoform X1, whose amino-acid sequence is MDTPDKTQITPTSNLSKFEDSPVFKYIDSLSPIELAKSRQTDNGFSSLAFLSPSSLFPSPQITCHRESRFSVKRHHFLEPLNSRVARSGHESNTSEGASKVDEHLGCLNNDSSSKETSSDQLDKQPNLATDLPRTLKYDCRSPDGDFEPCNEILKKTNVEVAGQERSPFQCNRDKWEERQQSFQNERDLRKICGIKQSEESAGPDWVAVLSDVADMLTMNSSIIHANTDGRDWRTTNSGTTSFISNILQFPLDKANNSENAEFGDPSGSCKQSESGEPVMDRMHGILSTCLPDELVVNDSGLKKDDKEGNCNESNHQQFSIRRRCLVFEKSPGFGLHLNSLPNIPKGQSPLSKSTLSSTNRGEVPDDNKGVVTENSYEMPATFGGNEADHNSPEKKRQKFEIVEESVACKRCNCKRSKCLKLYCDCFAAGLYCIEPCSCQDCFNKPIHENVVLETRRQIESRNPLAFAPKVIRTTNGVSDSMGEINKTPASARHKRGCNCKRSSCLKKYCECFQAGVGCSLSCRCEGCKNSFGRKEGGCESESDGDNLEACEKNASEKSSHDTVISNGQEHLDLSVPSPDISRLPFAYSGKLAAFFPHSIKSSPQLCGTQEQGSSHTSSCKPKLESNLDGIPESGTPEIPKHKCFTLVSNPTSPNCKGVFSTPNHDSTSSSTKWRSRKLILRSVPSFPSFSPP
- the LOC107893594 gene encoding protein tesmin/TSO1-like CXC 3 isoform X6; the protein is MDTPDKTQITPTSNLSKFEDSPVFKYIDSLSPIELAKSRQTDNGFSSLAFLSPSSLFPSPQITCHRESRFSVKRHHFLEPLNSRVARSGHESNTSEGASKVDEHLGCLNNDSSSKETSSDQLDKQPNLATDLPRTLKYDCRSPDGDFEPCNEILKKTNVEVAGQERSPFQCNRDKWEERQQSFQNERDLRKICGIKQSEESAGPDWVAVLSDVADMLTMNSSIIHANTDGRDWRTTNSGTTSFISNILQFPLDKANNSENAEFGDPSGSCKQSESGEPVMDRMHGILSTCLPDELVVNDSGLKKDDKEGNCNESNHQFSIRRRCLVFEKSPGFGLHLNSLPNIPKGQSPLSKSTLSSTNRGEVPDDNKGVVTENSYEMPATFGGNEADHNSPEKKRQKFEIVEESVACKRCNCKRSKCLKLYCDCFAAGLYCIEPCSCQDCFNKPIHENVVLETRRQIESRNPLAFAPKVIRTTNGVSDSMGEINKTPASARHKRGCNCKRSSCLKKYCECFQAGVGCSLSCRCEGCKNSFGRKEGGCESESDGDNLEACEKNASEKSSHDTVISNGQEHLDLSVPSPDISRWGNIFPFVFHCFCRFLFEGMTFFLKFTVTENNGNSGPLLPQLAVTR
- the LOC107893594 gene encoding protein tesmin/TSO1-like CXC 3 isoform X5 codes for the protein MDTPDKTQITPTSNLSKFEDSPVFKYIDSLSPIELAKSRQTDNGFSSLAFLSPSSLFPSPQITCHRESRFSVKRHHFLEPLNSRVARSGHESNTSEGASKVDEHLGCLNNDSSSKETSSDQLDKQPNLATDLPRTLKYDCRSPDGDFEPCNEILKKTNVEVAGQERSPFQCNRDKWEERQQSFQNERDLRKICGIKQSEESAGPDWVAVLSDVADMLTMNSSIIHANTDGRDWRTTNSGTTSFISNILQFPLDKANNSENAEFGDPSGSCKQSESGEPVMDRMHGILSTCLPDELVVNDSGLKKDDKEGNCNESNHQQFSIRRRCLVFEKSPGFGLHLNSLPNIPKGQSPLSKSTLSSTNRGEVPDDNKGVVTENSYEMPATFGGNEADHNSPEKKRQKFEIVEESVACKRCNCKRSKCLKLYCDCFAAGLYCIEPCSCQDCFNKPIHENVVLETRRQIESRNPLAFAPKVIRTTNGVSDSMGEINKTPASARHKRGCNCKRSSCLKKYCECFQAGVGCSLSCRCEGCKNSFGRKEGGCESESDGDNLEACEKNASEKSSHDTVISNGQEHLDLSVPSPDISRWGNIFPFVFHCFCRFLFEGMTFFLKFTVTENNGNSGPLLPQLAVTR
- the LOC107893594 gene encoding protein tesmin/TSO1-like CXC 3 isoform X4, translated to MDTPDKTQITPTSNLSKFEDSPVFKYIDSLSPIELAKSRQTDNGFSSLAFLSPSSLFPSPQITCHRESRFSVKRHHFLEPLNSRVARSGHESNTSEGASKVDEHLGCLNNDSSSKETSSDQLDKQPNLATDLPRTLKYDCRSPDGDFEPCNEILKKTNVEVAGQERSPFQCNRDKWEERQQSFQNERDLRKICGIKQSEESAGPDWVAVLSDVADMLTMNSSIIHANTDGRDWRTTNSGTTSFISNILQFPLDKANNSENAEFGDPSGSCKQSESGEPVMDRMHGILSTCLPDELVVNDSGLKKDDKEGNCNESNHQFSIRRRCLVFEKSPGFGLHLNSLPNIPKGQSPLSKSTLSSTNRGEVPDDNKGVVTENSYEMPATFGGNEADHNSPEKKRQKFEIVEESVACKRCNCKRSKCLKLYCDCFAAGLYCIEPCSCQDCFNKPIHENVVLETRRQIESRNPLAFAPKVIRTTNGVSDSMGEINKTPASARHKRGCNCKRSSCLKKYCECFQAGVGCSLSCRCEGCKNSFGRKEGGCESESDGDNLEACEKNASEKSSHDTVISNGQEHLDLSVPSPDISRDLNCGCGRVFGRVAFVAVADITDAIAVTVGIAIVIFFKFAQLIVKHSNYNYNYKNSLLMILECFLALINLY
- the LOC107893594 gene encoding protein tesmin/TSO1-like CXC 3 isoform X3 — protein: MDTPDKTQITPTSNLSKFEDSPVFKYIDSLSPIELAKSRQTDNGFSSLAFLSPSSLFPSPQITCHRESRFSVKRHHFLEPLNSRVARSGHESNTSEGASKVDEHLGCLNNDSSSKETSSDQLDKQPNLATDLPRTLKYDCRSPDGDFEPCNEILKKTNVEVAGQERSPFQCNRDKWEERQQSFQNERDLRKICGIKQSEESAGPDWVAVLSDVADMLTMNSSIIHANTDGRDWRTTNSGTTSFISNILQFPLDKANNSENAEFGDPSGSCKQSESGEPVMDRMHGILSTCLPDELVVNDSGLKKDDKEGNCNESNHQQFSIRRRCLVFEKSPGFGLHLNSLPNIPKGQSPLSKSTLSSTNRGEVPDDNKGVVTENSYEMPATFGGNEADHNSPEKKRQKFEIVEESVACKRCNCKRSKCLKLYCDCFAAGLYCIEPCSCQDCFNKPIHENVVLETRRQIESRNPLAFAPKVIRTTNGVSDSMGEINKTPASARHKRGCNCKRSSCLKKYCECFQAGVGCSLSCRCEGCKNSFGRKEGGCESESDGDNLEACEKNASEKSSHDTVISNGQEHLDLSVPSPDISRDLNCGCGRVFGRVAFVAVADITDAIAVTVGIAIVIFFKFAQLIVKHSNYNYNYKNSLLMILECFLALINLY